The proteins below are encoded in one region of Balaenoptera ricei isolate mBalRic1 chromosome 6, mBalRic1.hap2, whole genome shotgun sequence:
- the LOC132367907 gene encoding acyl-coenzyme A amino acid N-acyltransferase 2-like: MLQLTATPASALADEPVHIRVTGLPPLQTVTLMASMKDEKGNLYQSRAFYRASKAGELDLKQAPALGGHYVGVHPMGLFWSLKPEKAFERLIKKDVMNSPFWITLDLYDSVYLQKSGEVQPRASQVVQRWFSSPEVQRVQIREGRVRGALFLPPGEGPFPGLIDLFGGIGGLVEYRASLLAAHGFAVLALAYFAYADLPKQLQEVDLEYFEEAANLLLAHPKVQKPGIGVISVSKGAEIGLAMACYLKEVAATVCINGCNAIFEFPLRYRDLLITPIPSLPERMEFNIMGALCLRHYKGNPRDELNQHSVLPIEKAQGPILFIIGEDDECFNSREYAEQALDQLRRHGRSSGRLLLYPGAGHLIEPPYSPLCYASWSRGLFCPLLWGGDPAGHAAAQEHAWGEIQKFFRQHLVQSRSTL, translated from the exons ATGCTCCAGCTGACAGCCACCCCGGCAAGTGCCCTCGCGGATGAGCCCGTGCACATCCGAGTGACAGGCCTGCCCCCACTGCAGACGGTAACCCTCATGGCATCTATGAAGGATGAGAAGGGGAATCTGTACCAGTCCAGAGCCTTCTACAGGGCCAGCAAGGCTGGTGAGCTGGACCTGAAGCAGGCTCCTGCCTTGGGAGGCCACTACGTGGGGGTCCACCCGATGGGCCTCTTCTGGTCTCTGAAGCCTGAGAAGGCTTTTGAGAGGCTGATTAAGAAAGATGTGATGAACAGCCCCTTTTGGATCACTCTGGATCTGTATGACTCCGTTTATTTACAAAAGTCAGGGGAGGTTCAGCCCAGGGCCAGCCAGGTGGTGCAGCGTTGGTTCTCCAGCCCTGAGGTGCAACGGGTGCAGATCCGAGAAGGTCGTGTGCGAGGAGcccttttcctccctccag GGGAAGGCCCTTTCCCAGGACTCATTGATTTGTTTGGGGGCATCGGGGGTCTAGTTGAATATCGGGCCAGTCTTCTGGCTGCCCATGGCTTTGCAGTGCTGGCTTTAGCATATTTTGCCTACGCGGACCTGCCCAAGCAGTTGCAGGAGGTGGACCTGGAATATTTTGAGGAAGCTGCCAACTTGCTACTAGCTCATCCCAag GTCCAAAAGCCAGGAATTGGAGTGATCTCTGTGAGCAAAGGTGCAGAGATCGGGCTGGCCATGGCCTGCTACCTGAAGGAGGTGGCAGCCACCGTCTGCATCAATGGGTGCAATGCTATCTTTGAATTTCCGCTCCGGTACCGGGATCTGCTTATAACACCCATCCCCTCGCTTCCGGAGCGCATGGAGTTCAACATCATGGGCGCGTTGTGCCTCCGTCACTACAAGGGGAACCCCCGAGATGAACTCAATCAACACAGTGTGCTTCCTATTGAAAAGGCCCAGGGTCCGATCCTCTTCATTATAGGGGAGGATGACGAATGCTTCAATAGCAGAGAGTACGCTGAGCAAGCCCTGGACCAGCTGCGGAGGCACGGCCGAAGCAGCGGAAGGCTGCTGCTCTACCCCGGGGCGGGCCATCTCATAGAGCCGCCCTATTCGCCCCTGTGCTATGCGTCCTGGAGCCGCGGCCTCTTCTGCCCCCTGCTCTGGGGCGGGGACCCTGCTGGCCACGCGGCAGCCCAGGAGCACGCCTGGGGAGAGATCCAGAAATTCTTCAGGCAACACCTTGTTCAGAGCAGAAGCACACTCTAA